The Cygnus olor isolate bCygOlo1 chromosome 2, bCygOlo1.pri.v2, whole genome shotgun sequence genome contains the following window.
TCACACTTGATTGCAGACTGCTTGCATGTGGTTGATGTCATAGCCTTAATAATATAGACATAGGCCTCACTTTCTGCAAATTTAGGCCTCTAAATCTTTCTATTCTCATCCCTTTTGATGTATAAGATTTGTCTATTAAATTGTCTCTTTCAGTGATTTATATTCATTTCCTTGCTTTACGTTAGCCAAAATTTCCCATAAAATCAAATACACCCCTTGTTGGAACGTAGCTCTCAACATACTGCTCGGTTTGGGTCGCACCCGCAGGATTCATCAGGTACGCAGAAACTGGTCGGTTCCTTGGGCTCACCTGATGCCGTCACCCTTCCTGCTGCCCCGATGGCGAGGGCGAAGCGAAGCAAAAAGTGTTCTTCTGCATGGTCTCGCCGGCTCTCCTCACTGCCTCGCCGCCCCGACGCAGCGGGTGGTGCAGGCCTCATCCCTGAGACGCGACCAGCAACTGCACCTCCTGAACTGCCTCCAGGGTGGGCTGAGATATAGAacaagtgttgtgtttttttgcttgtttgtttgttttggaagctgtttttgttttgttttgtttttggttaaATCAAATGCTTTACAAGACCTTACATCATGTACCCTCtgttacccccccccccccccagttcaATTTTTCTTGAcgttctgtaaaagaaaaataaaattgagaagCCTTGTCTCTCTTGACATTGAAAGGACACAACTGGAGGCAAAAACAATGTgtattattctgcatttttactTCTTCGTGCTATGGCTACAAGTGAGGTGCATTTAGCAATGGAGTATATATACCCCTGGGATCCGATTTGGGAGCTGTGTTCCGGTAACGTTTTTTTGCTCCTGATAGCACGCCATTGTTCTTGACATTCACGGTGAAAATacctgctgaagaaaacaaaaaaacaaaaaacaaaaaacgatTTTTAAAAACGCCCTGTGACCTTTTAACCTGCTCCTCCATCTTTCGGCGCCTCCCTCGGGCGGGTTTGCGGGCGGCTTCACCGCAAGCAGGGGCCGGCTGGGGGCGAGCAGCACCCCCGTtaccccctgcagcccctccgtCTAATTTCCCGGAGCAGGCCCCGGCCTCCTGCCCCGCCCGGCGCTGCGCagcgtgccgtgccgtgccgtgccgtgccgtgccgtgccgcgccGCCCGCTCGGCTCCCGGAGCGGCGGCCGGGGAtggcggggcccggcggggcggcggcgccgctGGTGCTGTACCACTGGACGCAGTCCTTCTCCTCGCAGAAGgtgaggcgaggcgaggcgaggcgaggggGCTCAAAGCCGCCTCCATTTGCCGAAGCCGGGCGGTGAGGGGAAGGCGGCTGCGGGCGggccggggcgcggcgggcTGAGGGAGGGGCCCTGCAGGGCCCCGCTCTGGGATGGGCTCCTAAGGGCAgcggtcacagcaccgagctgctggagttcaaggagcGTCCGGACAGCGCTCTCAGGCACATggtctggtttttgggtggtccaggagttggactccatgatccctgtgggtcccttccagctcgggatattGTCTGATTCTCTGACAATGCCTTTTCAGGTGCGTTTGGCAATCGCAGAAAAAGCCCTCAAGTGTGAAGAACACGACGTAAATCTGCCCCTGAGTGAGCACAATGAGCCGTGGTTTATGCGTTTAAATTCGTCTGGAGAAGTGCCTGTCCTTATCCACggggaaaatattatttgtgaGGCCACCCAGATTATCGATTACCTTGAAGCAACATTTATAGATGGTAATCctaaagacatttaaatgtgTCATCTTTCCCATGTATTTTGCAGCAGAGTCAGTTCTGTATCActtcatgtttattttgttcacaagcacaaaatatttataatccCACAGGTAAATGGGCTGTTCTGGTAGCTGGTGGTATGGgataaaaacaccttcctttaaaatgaacagATCGTGACCTTCTGGTACCTTCACAAGAAGCTATGAAACTCATGAAGCTAAGAAACGCCTCTGTCGTTCTCACCCGTTCTGGTGGCACGGAGACACCCATAAGATGacagcacagtgctgtgctaATTCTGTACTGAGGCTGCCACTGAAAATAATGTACAGTGCCAGCCATTGTCAGACAAACCCTGCTttccagcaagaaaaaaaaaataatttacgCTACTGATTAATTCCAGAAaaatcttggggaaaaaaaaaagaaaaagtcaattATTTTTGGAGCCAAAATGgaataaatatgttaaaaaaaagtagggaGAAAATACTTGCAATTGGTTGCTTTTGAAATTCTTCATGTCTGTATTGCTGGAAAATAGACTGCctcaatttttaagaaaatgcagacCCATATTATTTTAGGTGTGAAGAGGTGGCATTTTGTGTTTCAGGGGTTTTGGTTTCTGCTATGATTTCTaaggaatgaagaaaagttCGCTGTTAGGCCAACATGATATGCATTTTATACTGGCATTTTGGTCAAGTGAGGAGGCAGGGCCTGGTTAGATTGAAGGTAGGGTAAAACTCAGTGGTGTGCAGGAATACTTATTATAAAGTTTTGAGTGGGATTCCTGTACCTCAGTTTTTACAGCATTACAGCTGTCGTAGTGTTTCAGGCATAGTAGCTTATCAGAACCCATGTTGTGAGAGGGCTGAAGGGTTGTGTGCCATGATCCCCCAGTGCTAGAAGTACAACATACATGCTGAATTCTCTGGTTTGAAGGCCTCTTAAATACATGCTTACGTGGGTTGCTGCTTAGGTACAGAATTACTCAAATggttaaaataaagcattgcatacatacatttttctgaGCCCTGATAACACTACTGAATGACAGTGAGGAAGAGAGAAGCTCTCAATGGCTGTGTTGTTTGTGCTAGTTAGACTAACTGAGGTCATGTTGGAAGTATGACTTTTGATCAGTTGCATGATTCTTTTCTAACTTCTATTTTGTAACTGTAATGCAGAGGAAGTGCCAAGATTAATGCCAGAAGAAGGGAGCATGTATTATCCGAGGGTGCAACACTACAGAGAGCTTTTGGACTCCTTGCCTATGGACGCCTACACACATGGCTGCATCCTCCACCCTGAGTTAACTGTGGACTCCATGATTCCAGCCTATGCTACAAGCAGAATTCGTAGTATGTACTGATATAGATCTGAATGCGTGTCATTTAGTAAGATATTGGATTACATTCATCTTGTGTCTTCAGTGTGCCTTAAGCAGAATATATTGAGCACGTATCTGATTTTAATACTGCAGTCTTGGATAATTTTTGCATATACTTTTTATCGATTTTGTAGTCTTACgatttgaaaatggaaaagaggaagTGTCATTTTTGAGGTGTGTATGGAATTAATTTTGCTAATGCTGGAGAATGTGTTTCTTGTGCATAGCAGAAAATGACAGCTGTGacagctgtaaatattttaatttcctatcTTGTTGTTAATACTTATAAAGAAATTTCCAGGGAACAGCAGCGGAAAGAAGTAGTCTAGGTTCATCTGGGAAATGGAAATTGTTGAAGTACAATTTAAACCAAAGTCCTGGGTGCAAATAACATAGCAATATAGAACCAGGGTAAAGGATGAAGTGTAGGTCTGATAGAATCAGTGGTAAAATGTCCTTTGACTTCCCTGGGGTCAGTATTTTACCTGGAGGACTTTTTTACACATACCATTTTCCCATGGAAAAATATGTTATGAGCAGAAGCAATAGCTGCAGGTTTTGTAGCCGAGTTTCCTGTATAACAGAGAACCTCCTTAAATGAACTCCTGATTCAAATCCAgtagttttcagaaatatttagttttaaaaaaagttcagtGATACTCAGGAGAAAAAACCTTGGCAAATAATCTTTCAGTtctcatagattttttttttctgagtttggaCACCAGAACTGGACTTCAGATTGTTTTCCCTTTGGTATCAATTTGGAGAtaatatttaattctttattcttgttttattaCTGTATTACAGAATTGTATGGGTAATCAATCCCTGTTCAGCTGATGATAAATGATGACCTAGCTTTTCAGAACTGCTTGCAGACTTGCAGCTCTCTCTGCAAGAAACATAACCTGTACCTTTTGTGGACTGCATCTTTTGCTTCAGATTATATTTTGTATTGGATTGTATTGAAGCAGTTTTGGATTGTATTGGTTTCTTAGGCCCAGGTTATCACCCAGTCCAACTACTGGCTATCACctcatgttttttcttaaattatgtCCCTGCTCATCTTAATACTATGGCAAACTTTAATTAACACTTTTATGTTTCCTCCTAAgtattaagaaaagaaacaaatagttCTACACAGACGAGGAATTTAATCCTGAGAACTCCACTGGATGATGATTCCCTCTTTGCAGTTATGTTTTGagatctctgatttttttttttgtcagtcaaTGGTCAGTCATATATCATGTGGATTTCTTGTATTGTATTCTAGAATGCTCCACAGAACAAAGTCAAATACTGCAGAGACTTTTAGATATAATATAACCAAATTTATAACATCACAGAAGATGCTGTGTGAGCTTTAGAAACTCTATTTCCAACAAACTGTTCTCCTCCTCCATAAAATTTTCAGCAAGTCAGTTCTCCTATCAGCCACCCCATTATTTTGTCAGAAGTGAAGTCGCGCAATTATTTCTCCTTGTAGTTACATGAGTTATCCTTTGTAAAATATTATCACAGtattagtttcatttttgtctgCTGGAAACTTCTTGAGCATTTCAAAAGTCAGCGTTGCTTTTCCGATGATCAATGgctatttaaaagtaaaatttgtaTGGAAAGTATCTGGTTTGGTCTTGAATTGGTAATTTCAGTAAGCATAGTTAGTGTTCTTTTTTTACTGAAGTAATGTGAATTATCATATCAGTGTACTTCTCCACCCCCCCCAAATGTGGATGATAACTGTTTACTGAGCAATTCTGATTTACTCATAGGCATTATTgatagtttttctgttttcacatggTAATAGTGCCATTATTACAGTTCATTTTCCAACGTTGACTTTTGTTCTGTCAAGCGTATgtgctttcctttcttgcttctAGTTGGTTTTAATTGTTGTCAGTTCACAGacacatatatgcacacatttaTGTTGGTAGAGATAAAATTACCACTTGTCTAAATTGGGAAGTTTTCATatctttttatgtttaaagCATAGCCTGCTTTTTTGATTTCAGGCATTGTTTGAATAGCACATAGGTGTTCCTAAACAATTCCATTGTTCAGTCTCATTGCTTGTTCAAACTTTTCCCAGATGGTTTagttttcagctttgaaaagcTGATCTTTTTCAAAGTGCTAGATATAATAACCCATCATCCAGTTGTGTATTGTTTATGCATACCAAATTCAACTGAGTAATTAATTGCATATAGAAGGTTTTAGTTGTGTGATGAAATCCTTCAACTTCTTCATATACTATGTTGAAAGATGGCTTTCACAGTCACATCAGGCTGAACCAAAGAATGTATAAAACAGTGAGTTCATTATTCTGTAGCAAGAAGTTTTTATCAATTCAATTTAAAAGACTTAATTGGAACTAATCTTAATTACCATGTACAAGTAAGAGGTGATTCATGCCTTATAATTATTCTGTTCTCAGTTTATtactagaaatatttattttcaggagatAACTTCTTATGCAGTATCTTTCGATGCCTTAGGCTTGCAAGTATGTCATTTTCAAGCAAAGCGCTATattcaggagagaaaaggatATACATGTGTGATAGAAATCAATGAAATTACCTAAATTTTTAAcacctttatttctttaagcCACGTAACGAACATTTTTCTAGTGCATCCATATACTCCTTaataaacatttccaaaatctatggattttaaaaacattttagttcCATATTCAATAGCATTTAGGCTTTTGTTGTGGAGTTGTGCAAATGACTTGCAGTGGCATTATTGAAAGTCTCACTGTGGGCCTGTCTGCATATTTACAGCATGAAAAGTATGTTGGGAACCCAGGAATTGAGgcacaaaaaaatcagagacATGGGGTATTTGTAGTAGAGTTTCAGGGATTTAACGTAGTTGTTGGcagcaaaatgattttatctgaataagacaaaaataataacaggAGTTCCCTCGTTACCTGACAGATCACCACTTTATATAGCTTATTGCAAACTGATGAGCAGAAGGTTTGGTGGGGTCGACTTAGGCAGCAGTTAAGTTTTCCAAACAGTGATGTTTCTGAATCCCAGCTTGGCAAGGCTGCTTCATTGAAGTACCACTTCCCATTTCTTTGGTGTGATATTTTCCACAAAGTATTGATTATTTTCTGGGGATTGAAGTATGGGTATTTGGATATCTAATGTCATTACTTTGTCTTTTGTATCAGGCCAAATAAGTAACACAGAATCAGAGTTGAAGAAACTTGCGGAAGAAAATCCAGACCTTCAAGATGCCTATATAGCAAAACAGAAGCGCCTTAAAGTAAGAAAACTCTTTGTGTTCCACCCCTTTAGTACCAGGTTGTTAGTGTGAGACTTTTGCTGTCACGatacaaacatttgtttcaCCTGTCATTACCAGTATAGTCACGCAGTGATTTAACCCTGCAAGGCGTGAAGCACTCTATCCCCCAAATCAGCTACACGCTTCAAGTGTGTGCTGAAGTTTTGGACTGGTCCCACAGACTTCAGAGGTAAGTACACATCAGCGGTGGTGTTGGGTTGTTGAGTGCCTTGCAGGTTGAGGCAGACCTCAATATCTGACAtctctaatgttttttttttggtgttatcTGAATTGTTATGAGTATCCAAATGGTATGCAGCTGACTATGTAgagaaaatcatattttatatcTAAGTACTGTCATATCTAAGTAGAAGTTTCTCTTATAAAAGTATAAACTCTAGACGGTGATTAAAACACTaacctttatatatatttagtcTAAACTGCTGGATCATGATAATATAAAATACCTGAAGAAAATACTGGATGAACTGGAGAAAGTTTTGGATCAGGTTGAGACTGAATTGCAGCGGCGAAATGAGGAAACACCAGGTAAGGAACTATTCTTCCTAAATCCTCTTGATCCCTATGTTTGGCAAGACTGAGTAAACCAGCTGACAGCACCATTATAGGACTGTCTTTAGTGCATCCAAATAGGTACTTTTAGCATACACTGATCTAGGTTCACTGAACAGATcaatactgattttaaatactCGTTCAGTTTACTGCTGCAGTTAGTGAGTGGAAGTCTTAGTGTTTGGTTCCATTTTCAGCACATTGTGAGTATAATTGGCTGCACAATTTTTTCAGTCGtttgtaaacaaaacaagaaaaattgtAGCTACAAATGTTATTCTTGATGTTGTAGTTGTAGGATTCAGTTCACTATAATGTTCATGACCTTAATGTTAAACACAGGCAATCTAAAATTAAGACCTTGTTTAAATGCCATACAGATTTGGGGTGCTGGAATTTGTGGCATGTGCAGAATTAGCAATCTGTGTAAGCGCTCTGATTGTTGGCGCAACCCCGCACCCTCGTGAAAAGCAGTGGTGCTTACCTGCCATCCACCTAAACACAAgttgaattttgtttaaataggaTTAGTTGTCTTCTTATTGAGAGTTTAGTACAGTTCCCAGTGGTGTCAGTAGGAGTCCTTCCTCCGGCTTCACTGGGAGCTGAATGAAGCAGCAGTCAATATCAACTGCATCTGCTCAGATCAATAGCGGTGCATTTGGCTCTATAAATAGCTGTTGTAACAGTTATTGGTTACTATTAAAACAATAGATTTGAAACAGCAATTGAAAATCGAGGGTAAATTTTCTACTGACTCAACAGTTAAAGAGGCATGGAAAGTGGTTTAGCTCACACAGGATAGTAGTATTTTGTTTGGCAAACAGTCTGTCACCATTCCCAGCAGCcccttgctttttctgttaaataaacTTTCCAATGAGTCAACTGGTATGATAGTGATGAGTTTGTGAAAGCTGACAAGCTCACAGGATTTAGTAAAACGTATGACTGTTAAATACCTATTTGAGTTTTCTCTGAGGTATTGACGTTTGGGATGATGGTGAACAGTGCTGCTCTCAGCTGATGGCCAATCTCTGCATGTCTGCTGCTTTTAGTGCTCAGATCCCTCATTCAGTTATcactgctgccactgcagaCCTCTTTCTTTCACACAGCTTACCTTCTGTGGTCTTCCTTTCTATCACCTTAGTGCACTGGGTTAATCCCCAGATATCCTTTCAGCAATATAGGACagactttctctttcttctggaCCTACATAGCCGGTTAAAATGGACGGGTACCAGTGGTGTGCTGTACCGTGGTGCGCTTTCCTCAGGTGACAAATTGGTTGACAGGGATATTGCAGAGTTCCTCTGATTCTGCAGAGGTGCAGATGAACATTCATGCCAGTGGTTCTGTATGCCTGCAGCATgggaaaaactgcaaaatgttgCAGATGAGGAGGGAATGACATAGTTCTGTTTGAGATCTAAGCTAGAGCAGAGTACTCACACTAGCAGCTATGCTAGATACCTGATTTCATATCCTAGGTTTCACAAGCTCCCTGTACAGTCAGTACAAATAAGCCCCTTCAGATGGGAGTTCATCTCACTGAAATTAGCGGTGTGATGCTGCCTAGCAGTGCCTGCTCTGAGTCATCTCAGGAGGATTAACCTCTTTCCTTTGACTAGAGGGGGAGCCTGGGGTCTCCAGCCGTGCTCCTGAGTAATGGTGGACAGTGTGAATACCCATCAGTTCTCAAACATCTTAGCATAGACAACAAGGTTTTGGGTCAAGAAAGGCACAAAGGAAGGACAGGTAGCACAAACTGTTTTCTTGCTGAGCCGATGTGTTTGGTGCAGATTAGTCACCAGACTCATTCCTTTTTGACTTGAAAGTCTGTAGCAAATTAGAAGCTCTTGAGTGAATACCATAGAGCTGAGTTACATGGACAAGAGGATAAATTCAGAAGGCAAATGGTAGCTTTTAAGCAAAAGCTAAGCCACCTTGCTCCTTTTCCACTCCTGCTTCATTTAATCCAGATTTGAGAaat
Protein-coding sequences here:
- the GDAP1 gene encoding ganglioside-induced differentiation-associated protein 1 is translated as MAGPGGAAAPLVLYHWTQSFSSQKVRLAIAEKALKCEEHDVNLPLSEHNEPWFMRLNSSGEVPVLIHGENIICEATQIIDYLEATFIDEEVPRLMPEEGSMYYPRVQHYRELLDSLPMDAYTHGCILHPELTVDSMIPAYATSRIRSQISNTESELKKLAEENPDLQDAYIAKQKRLKSKLLDHDNIKYLKKILDELEKVLDQVETELQRRNEETPEDGSQPWLCGEFFSLADVSLAVTLHRLKFLGLARRNWGNGKRPNLEAYYERVVKRKAFYKVLGHVNNILISAVLPTAFRVAKKRAPRVLGTTLLVGTLAGMAYFVFVCLRKRFANMMLSIRTRQNYF